One Prunus dulcis chromosome 8, ALMONDv2, whole genome shotgun sequence DNA window includes the following coding sequences:
- the LOC117637577 gene encoding serine decarboxylase-like: MDRKNEAVAMDLLLEDFDPTAVVAEPLPTVVSSDVNCDLIGKLAEDLKGSLEKPMVLGRNVHTTCLAVTEPEANDDFTGDKDAYMASVLARYRKTLVERTKHHLGYPYNLDFDYGALTQLQHFSINNLGDPFIESNYGVHSRQFEVGVLDWFARLWEIEKSDYWGYITNCGTEGNLHGVLVGREVFPDGILYASRESHYSIFKAARMYRMECVKVDCLISGEIDCKDFRAKLVLNKDKPAIINVNIGTTVKGAVDDLDLVIQTLEECGFKQDRFYIHCDGALFGLMMPFVKLAPKVTFKKPIGSVSVSGHKFVGCPMPCGVQITRLEHINALSRNVEYLASRDATIMGSRNGHAPIFLWYTLNKKGYKGFQKEVQKCLRNAHYLKDRLRDAGISAMLNELSSTVVFERPKDEEFVRRWQLACQGNIAHVVVMPSVNIDKLDDFLNELVEKRSTWYNDEKVQPPCIAADVGTENCACGQHK, translated from the exons ATGGATCGCAAGAATGAGGCCGTGGCGATGGACTTGCTATTGGAGGATTTCGATCCGACGGCTGTGGTTGCAGAGCCTCTGCCTACGGTCGTAAGCAGCGACGTTAACTGCGATCTTATCGGAAAGTTGGCCGAAGATCTCAAAGGCAGCCTAGAGAAACCGATGGTGCTTGGCAGGAACGTGCATACCACGTGCCTGGCCGTGACGGAGCCCGAAGCCAACGACGATTTCACCGGCGATAAAGACGCCTACATGGCTAGCGTTCTTGCTCGCTACCGCAAGACCCTCGTCGAAAGGACCAAGCACCATTTGG GTTACCCTTACAATTTGGACTTCGATTATGGTGCTTTAACGCAGTTGCAGCATTTCTCCATCAACAATTTGGGTGATCCGTTTATCGAAAGCAACTACGGAGTCCATTCGAGACAGTTCGAAGTGGGTGTTCTAGATTGGTTCGCTCGGTTGTGGGAGATTGAGAAGAGCGACTATTGGGGATACATTACCAATTGTGGTACAGAAGGAAATCTTCATGGAGTTTTAGTTGG GAGAGAAGTATTTCCAGATGGGATTCTGTATGCTTCTCGAGAGTCGCACTATTCGATATTTAAAGCAGCGAGAATGTATAGAATGGAATGCGTAAAGGTTGATTGTCTGATCTCTGGTGAGATTGATTGTAAGGATTTCAGAGCTAAGCTTGTTCTTAACAAGGATAAACCAGCCATCATCAATGTTAATATAG GAACAACTGTCAAAGGAGCTGTTGATGACCTGGATCTTGTCATACAAACCCTTGAAGAATGTGGATTCAAGCAAGACCGGTTCTACATTCACTGCGACGGAGCATTATTTGGACTCATGATGCCTTTTGTCAAACTT GCACCAAAAGTTACTTTCAAGAAGCCCATTGGAAGCGTCAGTGTTTCTGGTCACAAGTTTGTAGGGTGTCCAATGCCTTGTGGTGTTCAGATAACAAGGCTGGAGCACATTAATGCCCTTTCAAGGAATGTAGAGTACCTTGCGTCAAGGGATGCCACAATCATGGGAAGCCGGAATGGCCATGCTCCTATCTTCCTATGGTACACCCTCAACAAAAAAGGTTACAAAGGGTTCCAAAAAGAAGTCCAGAAATGTCTTAGAAATGCTCACTACTTGAAGGACCGCCTTCGTGATGCTGGGATCAGTGCCATGCTGAATGAGCTAAGTAGCACAGTTGTGTTTGAGCGGCCTAAGGACGAGGAGTTTGTTCGCAGGTGGCAGTTGGCTTGCCAAGGAAATATTGCCCATGTCGTGGTGATGCCAAGCGTCAACATCGATAAATTGGATGATTTCTTGAATGAACTAGTTGAAAAACGCTCAACTTGGTACAATGATGAGAAAGTTCAGCCGCCCTGTATTGCAGCTGATGTAGGAACTGAGAATTGTGCTTGTGGGCAGCACAAGTGA